The window CGATTACTTCCCTACCTGATTGCAGCTCTGAGAGGTAGCTAGTCTTGTCCCCAGGGACTGTAACATATGCATGCACAGGCCCCTAAAAATGGAAAGGACATACGTAGTGAAGCCTGCTGTAATGCAATATCTGAGATAGCTTACTGCACTCTAAATGATTGATATCTTACTGCATTGACCCTGAAAGGTCTGCTAGCAATGTAGTTTGTCTCCAAGCACTCCGAGTGAACAAGGAACATTCCTCTTGCATAGGAACCGACCTGAAAAAAAATGGCATCCATCGTCACATCCATGTGTATGCTTTTAACCAATCGTGTGTAGTAGGAGTAGGATATTAGTAGTGTTGTTTTCTTTATATGTTCCTCGACAGTGAAAAGGTGAGAAATTACACAAACCAGAAGGCCTTCACCGGGTCGCATGATACTACAGAGGTCCACACAAACACGATCGCCCATACCAACAACTTCAACCTTTGATACAGTAGCCTTTGTCAACTGTAACTGGCTCTTTGCCTCGTTCCTTCTGTCAAAATAATCCTGAGTGATTAAAGGAGGAAAGAAATAACAACGGGTAAATCATACGATCAGATAGACGATAATCAGTGACCATAGCAAAATACTGCCTTTTGTATACTAAAATCTAGATATGTGCACATAGCGAGCAATATATCTAATTTTAAATGGGATCATTATTTGCCCAGACAGGGATTTACTTgttacagttttgctaaagcacatctagatgtgccataagtattgcacatctaagtcatatgtcattgatcttacattaagattcgtgtgaatattttctttctcttttttctttttcttttatgcttgattcactcacttagatgtgcaataactagagcacatctagatgtgccctagacacaccaaAGAAGTTCGAACAGAATTGTGATGAAATACCTTGAGTTTAATAATATCATCCATGTCCTCTACTTTAAGTACAACTCCATCAAGCCCTTGCTCCAAGGCCTGCAAAATGGGCATCATAAATTATGAAACAATCTCATCCAGTATAGTCACTGACAATATATAACATCATTATATGCAAGATATGCTGTTGTATGTCCAAATCTCTCCATAATTACCTCAAGAAAAACTTGAGCCTCAGTTGAGTTTGTCGAAACAGCCAATACAATTCCTGCACATCCTTGGAAGGCAGCAACTATATTTTCTGCTGGTATAACCTATGGAATTTGCAAAAGAGGACACCAGTTAGTGCTTCCTATGGGTGACGTGGGTTTGCAGAGTACTGTTTACAAGTTACCTGGCAGGCATGAAACAGCAAAAGAGGACACACAATTTCATAGACAATATCAGGTGTGTATTCACATATGCACACTCATCACAGATACAAGGGAGTTCTTGAAACACATAATAAGATGGTAAAGGATGACTAAAAAATTTAGAGCTTAGTATTGCAAGAGCTCAAGTATGATGGTTTATCTCACTGTGCCAGTTCAAACTAACATATATACCATGTAAGTCAGGACTTAAGAGAAAATTACAAATGGGTTAGAGATTCAAACATGATATGGTGATATTGAGGTGCTCGATTGTCTGACCTGCCAATCACCTCGGAAATGAATCACGGTGTTCTGTACTTCCACATTGTCTGGCTGTATGAGTTGCAGCCCACCTGGGGAAGAGATTTCAGAAATTGCAGCAACCTTTTGGTTCCCCTCATCGAAAATCTCCAGGCCGTCAATAAAGAGAGGATGGATGCGAGCAGTTGCTGCAGCACACACAGACACACTCAAATTTAATTGGCTTAAGAGAGGAT is drawn from Triticum dicoccoides isolate Atlit2015 ecotype Zavitan chromosome 4A, WEW_v2.0, whole genome shotgun sequence and contains these coding sequences:
- the LOC119284599 gene encoding 3-dehydroquinate synthase homolog isoform X2, which codes for MAVSCSSSSILGSAKALASFHISHLAPQRTASARLRLQCIKMCSAPAAPGGSKKTVWVWTENRQVMTAAVERGWNTFLFGSKDVGKDWSSTARIHPLFIDGLEIFDEGNQKVAAISEISSPGGLQLIQPDNVEVQNTVIHFRGDWQVIPAENIVAAFQGCAGIVLAVSTNSTEAQVFLEALEQGLDGVVLKVEDMDDIIKLKDYFDRRNEAKSQLQLTKATVSKVEVVGMGDRVCVDLCSIMRPGEGLLVGSYARGMFLVHSECLETNYIASRPFRVNAGPVHAYVTVPGDKTSYLSELQSGREVIVVDQNGLWRTSIVGRVKIESRPLILVEAKENSGNGTYSIFLQNAETVALIGPDRGSGGRTAIPVTSLKVGDEVLVRKQGGARHTGIEIQEFIVEK
- the LOC119284599 gene encoding 3-dehydroquinate synthase homolog isoform X3, with amino-acid sequence MAVSCSSSSILGSAKALASFHISHLAPQRTARLRLQCIKMCSAPAAPGGSKKTVWVWTENRQVMTAAVERGWNTFLFGSKDVGKDWSSTARIHPLFIDGLEIFDEGNQKVAAISEISSPGGLQLIQPDNVEVQNTVIHFRGDWQVIPAENIVAAFQGCAGIVLAVSTNSTEAQVFLEALEQGLDGVVLKVEDMDDIIKLKDYFDRRNEAKSQLQLTKATVSKVEVVGMGDRVCVDLCSIMRPGEGLLVCVGSYARGMFLVHSECLETNYIASRPFRVNAGPVHAYVTVPGDKTSYLSELQSGREVIVVDQNGLWRTSIVGRVKIESRPLILVEAKENSGNGTYSIFLQNAETVALIGPDRGSGGRTAIPVTSLKVGDEVLVRKQGGARHTGIEIQEFIVEK
- the LOC119284599 gene encoding 3-dehydroquinate synthase homolog isoform X6, yielding MAVSCSSSSILGSAKALASFHISHLAPQRTATARIHPLFIDGLEIFDEGNQKVAAISEISSPGGLQLIQPDNVEVQNTVIHFRGDWQVIPAENIVAAFQGCAGIVLAVSTNSTEAQVFLEALEQGLDGVVLKVEDMDDIIKLKDYFDRRNEAKSQLQLTKATVSKVEVVGMGDRVCVDLCSIMRPGEGLLVCVGSYARGMFLVHSECLETNYIASRPFRVNAGPVHAYVTVPGDKTSYLSELQSGREVIVVDQNGLWRTSIVGRVKIESRPLILVEAKENSGNGTYSIFLQNAETVALIGPDRGSGGRTAIPVTSLKVGDEVLVRKQGGARHTGIEIQEFIVEK
- the LOC119284599 gene encoding 3-dehydroquinate synthase homolog isoform X1 produces the protein MAVSCSSSSILGSAKALASFHISHLAPQRTASARLRLQCIKMCSAPAAPGGSKKTVWVWTENRQVMTAAVERGWNTFLFGSKDVGKDWSSTARIHPLFIDGLEIFDEGNQKVAAISEISSPGGLQLIQPDNVEVQNTVIHFRGDWQVIPAENIVAAFQGCAGIVLAVSTNSTEAQVFLEALEQGLDGVVLKVEDMDDIIKLKDYFDRRNEAKSQLQLTKATVSKVEVVGMGDRVCVDLCSIMRPGEGLLVCVGSYARGMFLVHSECLETNYIASRPFRVNAGPVHAYVTVPGDKTSYLSELQSGREVIVVDQNGLWRTSIVGRVKIESRPLILVEAKENSGNGTYSIFLQNAETVALIGPDRGSGGRTAIPVTSLKVGDEVLVRKQGGARHTGIEIQEFIVEK
- the LOC119284599 gene encoding 3-dehydroquinate synthase homolog isoform X5, which encodes MCSAPAAPGGSKKTVWVWTENRQVMTAAVERGWNTFLFGSKDVGKDWSSTARIHPLFIDGLEIFDEGNQKVAAISEISSPGGLQLIQPDNVEVQNTVIHFRGDWQVIPAENIVAAFQGCAGIVLAVSTNSTEAQVFLEALEQGLDGVVLKVEDMDDIIKLKDYFDRRNEAKSQLQLTKATVSKVEVVGMGDRVCVDLCSIMRPGEGLLVCVGSYARGMFLVHSECLETNYIASRPFRVNAGPVHAYVTVPGDKTSYLSELQSGREVIVVDQNGLWRTSIVGRVKIESRPLILVEAKENSGNGTYSIFLQNAETVALIGPDRGSGGRTAIPVTSLKVGDEVLVRKQGGARHTGIEIQEFIVEK
- the LOC119284599 gene encoding 3-dehydroquinate synthase homolog isoform X4 codes for the protein MAVSCSSSSILGSAKALASFHISHLAPQRTARLRLQCIKMCSAPAAPGGSKKTVWVWTENRQVMTAAVERGWNTFLFGSKDVGKDWSSTARIHPLFIDGLEIFDEGNQKVAAISEISSPGGLQLIQPDNVEVQNTVIHFRGDWQVIPAENIVAAFQGCAGIVLAVSTNSTEAQVFLEALEQGLDGVVLKVEDMDDIIKLKDYFDRRNEAKSQLQLTKATVSKVEVVGMGDRVCVDLCSIMRPGEGLLVGSYARGMFLVHSECLETNYIASRPFRVNAGPVHAYVTVPGDKTSYLSELQSGREVIVVDQNGLWRTSIVGRVKIESRPLILVEAKENSGNGTYSIFLQNAETVALIGPDRGSGGRTAIPVTSLKVGDEVLVRKQGGARHTGIEIQEFIVEK